Proteins co-encoded in one Setaria viridis chromosome 9, Setaria_viridis_v4.0, whole genome shotgun sequence genomic window:
- the LOC117838295 gene encoding uncharacterized protein isoform X2 encodes MWHEARKSERKVHDLMDAARRRAQRRAAYLARRRGDPQQALQVSGTRCRVHRDDALYQATEDQQGLIPWNGKQDVLIDRFDGRALLDFIRDPSSRPFRVQEKSEEEEELEEFVNFERYRDLIKHRRRGFSDETGLQHVVQELEAKVVLPFSFEKPQSSQPPAIKGAYSQVGYSYKGDGNEESEDLNSDDEEEEEEDDEDDKDFSSDDSSDERMESIAKEFGVKRYNWLVYMDKKAKEEEKRQKEIIKGDPSIKKLSRRERRKASQIEREKEREAARSVGRVSYRDPYREQRRSPSYEAYSRGRRSRSRSRSRSPSYSRRHGRGIHAESSYRSKPKAPRVEYITEFGGSDDSSEPKVSGISPPSSPIRIDIPSRSSGGQILEALHSDPASSLSVEQERSAKLLKPLPSTSAALAKLSKGASGVTGKTPQTEKKETPQERLKRIMSKQLNKQIRKDTAAEIAKKREQERQKQEKLAEVGRYRRRSRSRSLSRSPPRRRYSRSRSRSRSPRRYRSRSRSSSRSPSRSPRYRSRSRH; translated from the exons ATGTGGCACGAGGCGCGGAAGTCGGAGCGGAAGGTCCACGACCTTATGGACGcggcccgccgccgggcgcagcgccgcgccgcctacctcgcccgccgccgcggcgacccgCAGCAGGCGCTCCAGGTCTCCGGCACGCGGTGCCGCGTCCACCGCGACGACGCGCTGTACCAGGCCACCGAGGATCAGCAGGGATT GATACCTTGGAATGGAAAGCAAGATGTTTTGATTGACAG ATTTGATGGTCGTGCTCTACTTGACTTCATCCGAGATCCAAGCTCTCGTCCTTTTCGAGTCCAAGAAAAGtctgaagaagaggaagagttAGAGGAATTTGTTAATTTTGAACGTTATCGGGATTTGATTAAGCATCGTCGTAGAGGAT TTTCTGATGAGACGGGTTTGCAGCATGTTGTGCAAGAGCTGGAGGCAAAAGTTGTTCTTCCTTTTAGCTTTGAGAA ACCCCAATCCTCACAGCCTCCTGCTATCAAAGGTGCATATTCACAGGTTGGATACTCGTATAAAGGTGATGGAAATGAGGAATCTGAAGACCTAAAcagtgatgatgaggaggaagaggaagaagatgatgaagatgacaaGGACTTCAGTAGTGATGATAGCAGTGATGAACGAATGGAAAGTATAGCCAAGGAATTTGGGGTAAAAAGATATAACTGGCTTGTTTACATGGACAAAAAGgccaaagaggaagagaagcgGCAGAAAGAAATTATTAAAGGCGATCCTTCCATT AAAAAATTGAGCcgtagagaaagaagaaaagcttCTCAAATTGAGAGGGAAAAAGAGCGGGAGGCAGCACGTTCTGTGGGAAGGGTATCTTATCGTGATCCTTATAG GGAACAAAGGAGAAGCCCATCATATGAAGCATATTCGAGGGGCAGAAG ATCAAGGTCACGGTCAAGATCTCGTTCACCATCCTATTCTAGACGTCATGGACGTGGCATACATGCTGAAAGCAGTTATCGAAGCAAGCCGAAGGCTCCAAGGGTTGAATACATTACTGAATTTGGAGGTTCAGATGACAGCAGTGAACCAAAAGTTTCAGGGATCTCTCCGCCTTCATCTCCAATACGGATTGACATACCTAGCCG GTCGTCAGGTGGTCAAATTCTTGAGGCACTTCACAGTGATCCTGCATCTTCTTTGTCTGTGGAACAGGAAAGAAGTGCAAAACTATTGAAACCCCTTCCCAG TACATCAGCAGCACTAGCCAAACTAAGCAAGGGTGCTTCTGGAGTAACTGGTAAAACTCCCCAgacagaaaagaaagaaacaccACAAGAAAGGCTCAAGAGGATAATGAGCAAACAGCTTAACAAGCAAA TTCGAAAGGACACAGCTGCTGAGATTGCAAAGAAACGAGAACAAGAACGGCAAAAACAGGAAAAGCTTGCAGAAGTGGGTCGATACAGGCGTCGTAGCCGCAGTAGAAGTCTTAGCCGTTCTCCACCAAG
- the LOC117838295 gene encoding uncharacterized protein isoform X1 — translation MWHEARKSERKVHDLMDAARRRAQRRAAYLARRRGDPQQALQVSGTRCRVHRDDALYQATEDQQGLIPWNGKQDVLIDRFDGRALLDFIRDPSSRPFRVQEKSEEEEELEEFVNFERYRDLIKHRRRGFSDETGLQHVVQELEAKVVLPFSFEKPQSSQPPAIKGAYSQVGYSYKGDGNEESEDLNSDDEEEEEEDDEDDKDFSSDDSSDERMESIAKEFGVKRYNWLVYMDKKAKEEEKRQKEIIKGDPSIKKLSRRERRKASQIEREKEREAARSVGRVSYRDPYREQRRSPSYEAYSRGRRSRSRSRSRSPSYSRRHGRGIHAESSYRSKPKAPRVEYITEFGGSDDSSEPKVSGISPPSSPIRIDIPSRSSGGQILEALHSDPASSLSVEQERSAKLLKPLPSTSAALAKLSKGASGVTGKTPQTEKKETPQERLKRIMSKQLNKQIRKDTAAEIAKKREQERQKQEKLAEVGRYRRRSRSRSLSRSPPRRRRYSRSRSRSRSPRRYRSRSRSSSRSPSRSPRYRSRSRH, via the exons ATGTGGCACGAGGCGCGGAAGTCGGAGCGGAAGGTCCACGACCTTATGGACGcggcccgccgccgggcgcagcgccgcgccgcctacctcgcccgccgccgcggcgacccgCAGCAGGCGCTCCAGGTCTCCGGCACGCGGTGCCGCGTCCACCGCGACGACGCGCTGTACCAGGCCACCGAGGATCAGCAGGGATT GATACCTTGGAATGGAAAGCAAGATGTTTTGATTGACAG ATTTGATGGTCGTGCTCTACTTGACTTCATCCGAGATCCAAGCTCTCGTCCTTTTCGAGTCCAAGAAAAGtctgaagaagaggaagagttAGAGGAATTTGTTAATTTTGAACGTTATCGGGATTTGATTAAGCATCGTCGTAGAGGAT TTTCTGATGAGACGGGTTTGCAGCATGTTGTGCAAGAGCTGGAGGCAAAAGTTGTTCTTCCTTTTAGCTTTGAGAA ACCCCAATCCTCACAGCCTCCTGCTATCAAAGGTGCATATTCACAGGTTGGATACTCGTATAAAGGTGATGGAAATGAGGAATCTGAAGACCTAAAcagtgatgatgaggaggaagaggaagaagatgatgaagatgacaaGGACTTCAGTAGTGATGATAGCAGTGATGAACGAATGGAAAGTATAGCCAAGGAATTTGGGGTAAAAAGATATAACTGGCTTGTTTACATGGACAAAAAGgccaaagaggaagagaagcgGCAGAAAGAAATTATTAAAGGCGATCCTTCCATT AAAAAATTGAGCcgtagagaaagaagaaaagcttCTCAAATTGAGAGGGAAAAAGAGCGGGAGGCAGCACGTTCTGTGGGAAGGGTATCTTATCGTGATCCTTATAG GGAACAAAGGAGAAGCCCATCATATGAAGCATATTCGAGGGGCAGAAG ATCAAGGTCACGGTCAAGATCTCGTTCACCATCCTATTCTAGACGTCATGGACGTGGCATACATGCTGAAAGCAGTTATCGAAGCAAGCCGAAGGCTCCAAGGGTTGAATACATTACTGAATTTGGAGGTTCAGATGACAGCAGTGAACCAAAAGTTTCAGGGATCTCTCCGCCTTCATCTCCAATACGGATTGACATACCTAGCCG GTCGTCAGGTGGTCAAATTCTTGAGGCACTTCACAGTGATCCTGCATCTTCTTTGTCTGTGGAACAGGAAAGAAGTGCAAAACTATTGAAACCCCTTCCCAG TACATCAGCAGCACTAGCCAAACTAAGCAAGGGTGCTTCTGGAGTAACTGGTAAAACTCCCCAgacagaaaagaaagaaacaccACAAGAAAGGCTCAAGAGGATAATGAGCAAACAGCTTAACAAGCAAA TTCGAAAGGACACAGCTGCTGAGATTGCAAAGAAACGAGAACAAGAACGGCAAAAACAGGAAAAGCTTGCAGAAGTGGGTCGATACAGGCGTCGTAGCCGCAGTAGAAGTCTTAGCCGTTCTCCACCAAG
- the LOC117837559 gene encoding uncharacterized protein, giving the protein MGERPPTDPRRFGDTSNVRSSTGWTDEKHMLYITSLEESFVNQLYSGNGEFNSVELFYRTPGAWQKTSYGGNGRNSKYDQGQGYWGMVEVDEAESRLSEVGYIGSSSYSRGSPYYMDDASSNGPRQEKTSYHARQRTSGRSAAFNLHQHDGHSFSWRTESSDQNFFDGEAEGRREQGRGSSENQQKHAGRTEAGPSGGIGLH; this is encoded by the exons ATGGGGGAGAGGCCGCCCACCGATCCGCGGCGCTTTGGG GACACGTCGAATGTACGCTCATCGACTGGATGGACAGATGAGAAGCACATGCTCTACATTACCTCATTGGAAGAATCATTTGTTAATCAATTATACAGTGGTAATGGGGAATTCAATTCGGTAGAGTTGTTCTATCGGACTCCAGGTGCATGGCAAAAAACTTCTTATGGTGGAAATGGTAGAAACTCAAAATATGATCAG GGCCAAGGGTATTGGGGGATGGTTGAGGTTGATGAAGCTGAATCGAGATTATCAGAGGTTGGGTATATCGGTTCATCTTCTTATTCTAGGGGTTCACCCTATTATATGGATGATGCGTCAAGTAATGGTCCAAGGCAAGAGAAAACTAGTTACCATGCAAGACAAAGGACTTCTGGAAGGTCTGCTGCTTTCAATTTGCACCAGCATGATGGGCATTCCTTTTCTTGGAGAACAG AGTCATCAGACCAGAACTTCTTTGACGGGGAGGCTGAAGGTCGCAGGGAACAAGGCAGAGGGTCTAGCGAAAACCAGCAAAAACATGCTGGTAGAACCGAG GCCGGCCCATCTGGAGGCATAGGTTTACATTAG